The nucleotide sequence CGTCGAAAGCCGAGCGTGAGGTCGGCTGGCAGCCGACCAAGGTGTTCGAGCAGGCGCTGGAAGAGACCGTGCGCTGGTACCTCGACAACGAGGCGTGGTGGCGCCCGATCCGCGAGGGCCGCTATTCCGGCGAGCGCCTCGGCCTCGCCGGCAAGGGCGGTCTCGCCGGCAAGAGCGCCTGAGGAGCGCGTGAGCATGGAGATCCTGATCCTCGGCGGCGCCGGGCAGGTCGGCACGGAGCTTCAGGCCTTGCCGTGGCCCGAGGGCGTGCGGGTGCATGCGCCCGACCGGCAGAGCCTCGACATCACCGACGAGGCCGCTGTCGCCGCGGCCCTCGACGCGCGCGCCTACGCGGCGGTGATCAACACGGCGGCCTACACCGCGGTGGACAAGGCCGAGAGTGAGGTCGCCGCCGCGTGGCGCCTGAACGCGCTGGCGCCCGCCATCCTCGCCGCGGAGACGAAGCGGCGCGATATCCCCCTCGTCCATGTCTCGACCGACTACGTCTTCGAGGGTTCGGGCGAAGGCTTCTATGCGCCCGATGCGCCGGTGAACCCGCAAAGCGTCTACGGCGCCAGCAAGGCGGCGGGCGAGATGGCGGTACGCAGCGCCAACCCGCGCCACGCGATCGTCCGCACCGCCTGGGTGGTGAGCCCGCACCGGGGCAACTTCGTCAAGACGATGCTGCGGTTGGCAAACGAGCGGGAGCGGCTCACCGTGGTGGACGACCAGCACGGCTGCCCGACCTCGGCCGCCGACCTCGCGGGCGCGCTTGCCGCCATCGCCCTGCGGATGGCGGGTGACGCGACCGCGCCGACCGGCACCGTCCACTGCGTCAACGACGGCGCGACCACGTGGTGCGACTTCGCCCGCGCGATCGTCGCGGGCGCGGCCCGGCGCGGCGGATGCAGCGTTCCGGTCGAGGGCATCCCGACCGCCGCCTACCCGACCCCGGCCCGGCGCCCGGCCAATTCCCGCCTCTCGACCCAGAGCCTGACCGACGCCTACGGCCTCGCGCCCCGCTCCTGGGAGGCGGCGCTCGACGACATCCTCGACCGGCTGGTCGGGCCGGTCCGCTCCCACTGATCAGGACGTGTTTGCCATGAAGGGCATCGTGCTCGCCGGCGGCTCCGGCACAAGGCTGCATCCGGCCACGCTCGCCATCAACAAGCAGCTGCTGCCGGTCTACGACAAGCCGATGATCTACTACCCGATCTCGGTGCTGATGCTGGCGGGCATCCGCGAGATCCTGATCATCTCGAGCCCGGAGCATCTCGGCAACTACCAGCGCCTGCTCGGCACGGGCGAGCAGTTCGGGCTGACCTTCTCCTACGCGGTGCAGCCGCGGCCCGAGGGTCTGGCCCAGGCCTTCCTCATCGGCCGCGACTTCGTCGGCGCCGACGACGTGGCGCTGGTGCTGGGCGACAACCTGTTCTTCGGCAACGGCATGAGCGAACTGCTCGCCAAGGCCCGCGCCCGCACGAGCGGGGCGACGGTGTTCGCCTACCACGTCGATCATCCGGAGGCCTACGGCGTCGTCACCCTCGACGAGGCCGGCCGCCCGCTGCGGCTGGTGGAGAAGCCGAAGACCCCCGAAAGCCCCTGGGCGGTGACCGGCCTGTACTTCTACGACAACCAAGTGCTCGACATCGCCGCCGCCGTGACGCCGTCGGACCGGGGTGAACTCGAGATCACGA is from Methylorubrum sp. B1-46 and encodes:
- the rfbA gene encoding glucose-1-phosphate thymidylyltransferase RfbA, with translation MKGIVLAGGSGTRLHPATLAINKQLLPVYDKPMIYYPISVLMLAGIREILIISSPEHLGNYQRLLGTGEQFGLTFSYAVQPRPEGLAQAFLIGRDFVGADDVALVLGDNLFFGNGMSELLAKARARTSGATVFAYHVDHPEAYGVVTLDEAGRPLRLVEKPKTPESPWAVTGLYFYDNQVLDIAAAVTPSDRGELEITSVNQAYLERGQLHVEQMSRGYAWLDTGTHDSLLEAAEFVRVLQHRQGLQVACLEEIAYLQGFIGREQLQARGELFAKTKYGKNLLRLLTESEQHRMPSNL
- the rfbD gene encoding dTDP-4-dehydrorhamnose reductase, which encodes MEILILGGAGQVGTELQALPWPEGVRVHAPDRQSLDITDEAAVAAALDARAYAAVINTAAYTAVDKAESEVAAAWRLNALAPAILAAETKRRDIPLVHVSTDYVFEGSGEGFYAPDAPVNPQSVYGASKAAGEMAVRSANPRHAIVRTAWVVSPHRGNFVKTMLRLANERERLTVVDDQHGCPTSAADLAGALAAIALRMAGDATAPTGTVHCVNDGATTWCDFARAIVAGAARRGGCSVPVEGIPTAAYPTPARRPANSRLSTQSLTDAYGLAPRSWEAALDDILDRLVGPVRSH